A window of the Oncorhynchus mykiss isolate Arlee chromosome 15, USDA_OmykA_1.1, whole genome shotgun sequence genome harbors these coding sequences:
- the LOC118936535 gene encoding pleckstrin homology-like domain family A member 1, translating into MLENGGKVLKEGLLEKRSDGLLQLWKKKHCVLTEDGVLLHPPKQHDHPHHYNHHGGGDTGKVKELHFSNMKTVDCVERKGKYIYFTVVMSEGKEIDFRCPQDEGWNAEITLQMVQYKNRQAILAVKSTRQKQQLLVVQLPGQKIIRSSPNVA; encoded by the coding sequence ATGCTGGAGAACGGCGGCAAGGTGCTGAAAGAGGGGCTTCTGGAGAAGCGAAGCGACGGTTTGCTGCAGCTGTGGAAGAAGAAGCACTGCGTCCTCACGGAGGACGGGGTTCTGCTTCACCCGCCGAAGCAGCACGACCACCCGCACCATTACAACCACCACGGCGGCGGAGACACTGGCAAAGTCAAGGAGCTGCACTTCTCCAACATGAAAACTGTGGACTGCGTCGAGAGGAAAGGGAAATACATCTACTTCACCGTGGTCATGTCGGAGGGCAAGGAGATCGATTTCAGGTGTCCACAGGACGAGGGCTGGAACGCCGAGATAACTTTGCAGATGGTGCAATACAAAAACAGGCAGGCCATCCTGGCGGTGAAGTCTACCAGACAGAAACAGCAGCTCCTCGTTGTTCAGCTCCCAGGACAGAAAATTATTCGGAGCTCTCCAAACGTTGCGTGA